The following proteins are encoded in a genomic region of Blastopirellula marina:
- a CDS encoding prolyl oligopeptidase family serine peptidase: MIRPLVCLLLATLSTSAASAQEPIKPIPRRLPAQSNYKLPAEISEKLEDRVLELEKVNESIADDPLFADVDIYRKAVEFALVNNEFYSEKDIKKAEACLTMAQNRGKQLKEGKSPWTKQTGLVVRGYTSDIDGSVQPYGLVIPEKLDLSKPQPLYIWLHGRGDKATDLHFIHERSTKTGQISPDDAIVVHPFGRQCIGFKSAGEIDVMDVVEEVKKHYNIDDRRIVLMGFSMGGAGCWHIGAHYAEDFVAMSPGAGFAETARYQNLKPENFPPEYEQTLWKVYDVPNYTTNLFNLPVVAYSGENDKQIQAARVMEEAFKKEGHELTHLIGPKMGHKYAPETLEQLLKMIKAARDAGQEPYPTNVTIETPTLRYGKMHWVELLELTRHWEDSRVGALWKSDDELYIVTRNVAKMKIDPGSHKNFKVKIDSEEFTVDVPEPQDIILSKPDGQWMLSLKADASDELHKTPGLQGPIDDALMSPFLVVMPSGKSSNKQIQQWVEFEAQHLADRWQALFRGKLRTKLDKDVTADDIKTYNLICWGTPESNTLIAKTIGDLPLSWDDKEVALGNAKADAKNHVPVMIYPNPLNPKKYLVLNSGPTFREDHDRTNSLQNPKLPDWAILDIRQAPNGSSAGKVIAADFFDEAWQP; encoded by the coding sequence ATGATTCGTCCCTTGGTCTGTCTCCTTCTCGCCACGCTGTCTACTTCCGCTGCTTCGGCTCAAGAACCGATCAAGCCGATACCTCGTCGGTTGCCTGCTCAAAGCAATTACAAGCTTCCTGCTGAAATAAGTGAGAAGCTCGAGGATCGCGTGCTCGAGCTGGAAAAAGTGAACGAGTCGATTGCCGATGATCCTCTTTTCGCCGATGTCGATATCTATCGAAAGGCAGTTGAGTTCGCCTTGGTGAACAACGAATTCTACAGCGAGAAGGACATCAAGAAGGCGGAAGCCTGTCTAACCATGGCCCAGAATCGCGGCAAGCAGCTCAAGGAAGGCAAATCTCCTTGGACAAAGCAAACGGGCTTGGTTGTCCGAGGTTACACCAGCGACATCGATGGTAGCGTCCAACCCTATGGATTGGTCATCCCGGAAAAGCTCGACCTGAGCAAGCCACAGCCTCTCTACATTTGGCTGCATGGCCGAGGTGACAAGGCCACCGATTTGCATTTCATTCACGAACGCTCCACCAAGACTGGCCAGATTTCTCCAGACGATGCGATTGTTGTTCACCCATTTGGTCGACAGTGCATTGGCTTCAAATCAGCCGGCGAAATTGACGTAATGGATGTCGTCGAGGAAGTGAAGAAGCATTACAACATCGACGATCGCCGCATCGTGCTGATGGGTTTCTCAATGGGGGGCGCTGGCTGCTGGCACATTGGCGCCCATTACGCGGAGGACTTCGTCGCCATGAGTCCTGGCGCAGGCTTCGCGGAAACAGCTCGCTATCAAAATCTCAAGCCAGAGAACTTTCCGCCTGAGTATGAACAAACGTTGTGGAAGGTATATGACGTACCCAACTACACTACCAATCTGTTCAACCTGCCAGTAGTCGCTTACAGCGGAGAGAACGACAAACAGATTCAAGCAGCCCGTGTGATGGAAGAAGCTTTCAAAAAGGAAGGCCATGAGCTGACGCACTTGATCGGACCAAAGATGGGTCACAAGTATGCTCCGGAAACGCTGGAACAATTGCTGAAAATGATCAAAGCAGCCCGCGATGCCGGTCAAGAGCCTTACCCGACCAACGTTACGATCGAAACGCCCACGTTGCGTTACGGCAAGATGCATTGGGTCGAGCTGTTAGAACTAACCCGTCACTGGGAAGACAGCCGAGTGGGTGCGTTGTGGAAGTCGGATGACGAGCTATACATCGTGACTCGGAATGTCGCGAAGATGAAGATCGATCCAGGCTCGCACAAGAATTTCAAAGTTAAGATCGACAGTGAAGAATTCACGGTGGACGTCCCCGAGCCGCAGGACATCATTCTTAGCAAGCCCGATGGACAATGGATGCTGTCGTTGAAAGCAGATGCGTCCGACGAGCTTCACAAGACACCTGGACTGCAAGGTCCAATCGACGATGCATTGATGTCGCCATTCTTGGTCGTGATGCCATCCGGCAAGTCATCAAACAAGCAGATCCAACAGTGGGTTGAATTCGAGGCACAGCATCTCGCCGATCGATGGCAGGCATTGTTTCGCGGAAAGCTTCGAACCAAGCTCGACAAGGATGTCACCGCCGACGATATCAAGACGTACAACCTCATCTGCTGGGGTACTCCGGAAAGCAACACGCTGATTGCCAAAACGATCGGTGACTTGCCGCTGAGTTGGGACGATAAGGAAGTGGCTCTTGGCAACGCCAAGGCCGATGCCAAGAATCATGTCCCGGTGATGATCTATCCCAATCCACTGAATCCCAAAAAGTACTTGGTACTGAACAGTGGCCCTACTTTCCGGGAAGATCATGATCGCACCAACAGCTTGCAGAATCCGAAACTGCCGGACTGGGCGATCTTGGATATCCGCCAGGCCCCGAATGGTTCGTCCGCTGGTAAAGTGATTGCCGCTGACTTCTTTGACGAAGCCTGGCAGCCATAG
- a CDS encoding DUF1080 domain-containing protein: protein MLRPALFLTCLFLLPVSLLHAEEKPEATKAEGKITKLFDGKTLKGWKINEKGYYEDHGEVSVKEGEILLAKGDPATGIVLASQPPKMNYEVRVEAKRVEGSDFFCGLTFPVGDTHQTLIVGGWGGGVTGLSNVDGMAAVENDTTGYTEFENNKWYKIRVRVEPKAIRVWVDDEKIIHLNPEGRRLDIWIEQDTSKPLGIGTWYTGAALRNIEIEKLP from the coding sequence ATGCTTCGTCCCGCCCTCTTCCTGACTTGCCTGTTCTTACTTCCAGTCTCCCTGCTTCATGCTGAGGAAAAACCGGAAGCCACCAAGGCGGAAGGGAAGATTACCAAGCTGTTCGATGGCAAGACGCTTAAAGGCTGGAAGATCAATGAAAAGGGTTACTACGAGGACCACGGCGAAGTGTCCGTTAAGGAAGGCGAAATTCTCCTAGCCAAAGGAGACCCCGCCACAGGGATCGTCCTGGCCAGCCAGCCTCCCAAAATGAATTACGAAGTCCGCGTCGAAGCGAAACGAGTTGAAGGCTCGGACTTCTTCTGTGGCCTCACCTTTCCCGTGGGGGACACGCATCAGACCTTGATCGTCGGTGGCTGGGGAGGCGGCGTAACCGGTTTGTCGAATGTCGACGGCATGGCTGCGGTCGAAAACGATACCACGGGCTATACAGAATTCGAGAATAACAAGTGGTACAAGATCCGCGTGCGTGTCGAACCGAAGGCGATTCGTGTCTGGGTTGATGACGAGAAGATCATTCACTTGAACCCGGAAGGTCGCCGGCTCGATATCTGGATCGAACAAGACACCTCGAAGCCCCTAGGCATTGGTACCTGGTATACGGGGGCCGCCCTGCGAAATATCGAGATTGAGAAGCTTCCGTAA
- a CDS encoding DUF1080 domain-containing protein — protein MQRPFARLFCAALLAITTPLAVMAADDLKTYTNPKEAGPDYALQGEYVGKVSVDGAEVKYGVQVIALGNDKFQAVTYPGGLPGAGYSGGLSYDDLLKSEGTASNGKVEFKGENFIATLGDGKIEVVSDDGDEIGTFEKVERKSPTLGKKAPDGAVVLFDGTSADNFENGKLVQGDLLLADCYSKEKFGDHTLHIEFRTPFKPEGRGQGRGNSGVYIQSRYECQVLDSFGLSGENNECGGIYQVGKPKVNMCFPPLTWQTYDIDFTAAKYDDAGKKTENARVTIKHNGVVIQDDLELPKETPGRHKESPEKDALYLQGHGNPVVFRNIWVVEK, from the coding sequence ATGCAGCGTCCCTTTGCTCGATTATTCTGCGCCGCATTGCTGGCGATCACCACGCCATTAGCGGTCATGGCGGCTGACGATCTGAAGACGTACACCAATCCCAAAGAAGCTGGTCCAGATTACGCCCTGCAAGGCGAATACGTCGGCAAAGTCAGTGTGGATGGTGCCGAAGTCAAATACGGAGTGCAGGTTATCGCCCTCGGTAACGACAAGTTCCAGGCCGTCACCTACCCGGGCGGTTTGCCGGGTGCCGGCTACTCAGGCGGTCTTTCATACGACGATCTTTTGAAGTCGGAAGGCACCGCTAGCAACGGTAAAGTTGAATTCAAGGGCGAAAACTTCATTGCTACGCTCGGCGATGGCAAGATCGAAGTCGTGTCAGACGACGGCGACGAAATTGGTACGTTCGAGAAGGTCGAACGCAAAAGCCCAACACTCGGCAAGAAAGCTCCGGATGGTGCCGTCGTCCTGTTCGATGGAACCAGTGCCGATAACTTCGAGAACGGCAAGCTCGTCCAGGGGGACCTGCTGCTTGCCGATTGCTATTCGAAGGAGAAATTCGGCGATCACACCCTACACATCGAGTTCCGTACACCATTCAAGCCAGAGGGACGTGGCCAGGGTCGTGGCAACAGCGGTGTTTACATCCAAAGTCGTTACGAATGTCAGGTTCTCGACTCGTTCGGCCTATCGGGCGAAAACAACGAATGTGGTGGCATCTACCAAGTTGGCAAACCGAAGGTCAACATGTGCTTTCCGCCGCTGACTTGGCAAACCTACGATATCGACTTCACCGCCGCCAAGTATGATGACGCCGGTAAGAAGACCGAGAATGCCCGTGTCACGATCAAGCACAACGGGGTGGTGATCCAAGACGATCTCGAGCTGCCGAAAGAAACTCCAGGCCGTCATAAGGAAAGCCCGGAAAAGGATGCCTTGTACCTGCAAGGGCATGGCAATCCCGTTGTGTTCCGTAACATCTGGGTTGTCGAGAAATAG
- a CDS encoding DEAD/DEAH box helicase, producing the protein MSLKLFHPVVQAWFEKRFGKPTDAQNAGWPSIAQGRCTLIAAPTGSGKTLAAFMVCIDRLFRRWLAGKLHDTTYVVYVSPLKALSNDIHRNLDVPLMEICEMAESMGMLPPQIRTAVRTGDTPSSQRQAMTRRPPHILVTTPESLYLMLTAERSRKTLTNVDTVIIDEIHALARDKRGSHLTLTLERLESVTAEPPTRIGLSATQKPIEEIACFLVGAERVDENNVPDCAIVDGGHRRQLDLEVVVPPSALEAVCSNEQWGEVYDQLVEMIQSHHSTLVFVNTRRMAERVAHRLTEVLGEDVITSHHGSLSKEIRHSAEQRLKEGKLKAIVATASLEMGIDIGYIDLVVQIGSARSIANFLQRVGRSGHSLTGTPKGRLFPLTRDELIECLALMRSVEKGILDRIEIPVAPLDILAQQIVAEVSAEEQDEAVLFERIRKAWPYRDLSYQKYQDVLEMVNEGVTRSIKTGAHIHRDRINGKLRPRRGARISATTSGGAIPDMPIYRVITDPEKQVVGSVDEHFAVDSKAGDVFLLGNTSWRVAGIRGSDVVVQDAQGQPPSVPFWFGESPGRTIELSKEVADLREEIADRIVAAAEDPSRETLTVPSQNEGLLESSQDQVDVETILWVQKECHASAWAALQAVRYVAAQYASMGLVPTQTKIVFERFFDEAGSMQLVVHAPLGTRINRAWGLAFRKRFCRSFDFELQASADDDGIVLSLGPQHSFPLEDMFKMLNSENGQSLLEQALLAFPMFQIRWRWNATRSLAILRYMGGKKVPPHMVRFRSDDLLAAAFPDQVGCLENHAEDIKYPDHPLVQQTLHDCLTEGMDVERWKDLLRKVEAGEVQFIARQTREPSPFAHERINANPYSFLDPAGLEDRRTRAVTTRRTLAPGEMKELGQLSPDAIATVRREAWPTARDVDELHDVLSSMLVLPASQGQEWKSLFDRLVKTGRATSYLREGHEPLWTATEKLPIVMAALPGGTASPPVTVPEGVAKELETHQAWVELIRSVAPCLGPFSTEELAQTWGMKPSSVMAACEAVEAEGVILRGQYSTQGSKHEGDLQWCDRRLLARIHRLTVNGLRQQIQPVERDVFLRFLVRHQNLQRETKSSGARGLSAVIGLLQGFEASAGSWERNLLAARMDDYDPDWLDNQLTSGEMIWGRLRPPQGDAEEGPSMASLRRSVPMAIVLRDNLGWLIPDVRQSAEALARGNARDVLEALQSRGALFHQDIRVLTKLLPTHLDEALRELAALGLVTCDSFSAVRRIVDDSHAKKSRSRRKSNATARAGRWSLFPGIVEEVTPEDYLHRWCQQLVQRYGVLFRDLLHRETAAPSWAQLVPMLRRMERRGELRGGRFVKNAGGEQYGTEQAIYALRKLREAKPDDPWVAVSGNDPMNLAGVMTDDAKIPAIHTNTLVWQNGQLIATKRGGEISFHHAVPPEEQMEMTRALHAGRRLPAQTVPIGFPRRRSTAG; encoded by the coding sequence ATGTCGCTAAAACTCTTTCATCCCGTAGTCCAAGCCTGGTTTGAAAAGCGGTTTGGTAAGCCGACCGACGCCCAAAACGCCGGCTGGCCCTCTATTGCCCAGGGGCGATGCACATTGATTGCCGCCCCGACCGGATCGGGTAAGACGCTCGCGGCATTCATGGTTTGTATCGACCGCCTCTTCCGTCGCTGGCTGGCCGGCAAGCTGCATGACACGACGTACGTGGTTTACGTCTCGCCGCTGAAAGCCCTCAGCAATGATATCCATCGCAACCTTGATGTTCCGCTGATGGAGATCTGCGAGATGGCCGAGTCGATGGGAATGCTGCCCCCTCAGATTCGCACCGCCGTCCGGACTGGAGATACACCTTCGTCGCAGCGGCAAGCGATGACGCGCCGTCCTCCCCATATCTTGGTGACGACGCCGGAATCGCTTTATTTGATGCTGACGGCCGAGCGGAGCCGGAAAACGCTCACGAATGTCGACACGGTGATCATCGACGAAATTCACGCGTTGGCTCGCGATAAACGAGGTTCGCACCTGACACTGACACTCGAACGCTTGGAATCGGTCACCGCCGAACCTCCAACGCGGATCGGTTTGTCGGCCACACAGAAGCCGATTGAAGAAATCGCTTGCTTCCTGGTTGGCGCCGAGCGAGTCGACGAGAACAACGTGCCTGACTGTGCGATCGTTGACGGGGGTCACCGCCGCCAGTTAGACCTGGAAGTCGTTGTTCCCCCGTCCGCGCTCGAAGCCGTTTGCTCTAATGAGCAGTGGGGCGAAGTCTACGATCAGCTGGTCGAAATGATCCAGTCACATCACAGCACGCTCGTGTTCGTGAACACCCGTCGCATGGCTGAACGGGTTGCCCATCGCTTAACGGAAGTTCTAGGTGAAGATGTAATCACCAGCCATCATGGTAGCCTCTCGAAAGAAATTCGCCACTCGGCCGAACAGCGTCTCAAAGAAGGTAAGCTGAAGGCCATCGTCGCGACCGCTTCCTTAGAGATGGGGATCGATATTGGCTATATCGATTTGGTTGTTCAGATCGGTTCGGCACGCAGCATTGCAAACTTCCTACAGCGAGTTGGCCGATCAGGGCACTCACTCACCGGCACACCGAAGGGTCGACTGTTCCCACTCACTCGGGATGAACTAATCGAATGCTTGGCGCTGATGCGTAGCGTTGAGAAAGGCATTCTCGATCGCATTGAAATCCCAGTCGCTCCGCTCGACATCCTGGCACAGCAAATCGTGGCCGAGGTCTCCGCTGAGGAACAAGACGAAGCAGTGCTGTTCGAACGCATTCGGAAAGCCTGGCCCTACCGCGATCTTTCCTACCAGAAATACCAAGATGTCCTGGAGATGGTCAACGAAGGAGTGACCCGTTCCATCAAAACGGGTGCCCATATTCATCGCGACCGAATCAACGGTAAGTTACGTCCACGTCGAGGGGCTCGCATTAGCGCGACGACCTCTGGCGGGGCCATCCCCGACATGCCCATTTATCGGGTAATCACCGACCCTGAAAAGCAAGTTGTCGGCTCGGTCGACGAACACTTCGCCGTCGATAGCAAAGCAGGCGATGTCTTCCTGCTTGGTAATACCTCGTGGCGTGTCGCGGGCATTCGAGGAAGCGACGTCGTCGTCCAGGATGCCCAAGGGCAACCACCCAGTGTCCCGTTCTGGTTTGGCGAATCCCCGGGGCGCACGATTGAACTTTCCAAAGAAGTCGCCGATTTGCGTGAGGAAATCGCCGATCGCATTGTTGCCGCCGCAGAAGATCCTTCTCGCGAGACGCTGACCGTCCCTTCCCAGAACGAAGGCCTGTTGGAATCTTCCCAAGACCAGGTCGATGTCGAAACCATCCTCTGGGTTCAAAAAGAATGTCACGCCTCGGCTTGGGCTGCTCTACAAGCGGTCCGGTACGTAGCCGCTCAGTACGCGTCCATGGGATTGGTACCAACGCAAACAAAGATCGTCTTTGAACGCTTCTTTGATGAAGCTGGTAGCATGCAGCTGGTTGTTCATGCGCCGCTCGGAACTCGGATTAATCGTGCTTGGGGGTTGGCATTTCGCAAACGATTCTGTCGTTCGTTCGACTTTGAACTTCAGGCCAGCGCCGACGACGACGGCATCGTCCTTTCCTTGGGACCCCAACATAGTTTTCCACTGGAAGATATGTTTAAGATGCTGAACTCGGAAAACGGCCAGTCGCTGCTCGAGCAAGCACTATTGGCATTTCCCATGTTCCAGATTCGCTGGCGTTGGAACGCAACGAGGTCGCTGGCGATCCTTCGGTACATGGGCGGCAAGAAGGTCCCGCCGCACATGGTCCGCTTCCGCTCGGACGACCTTCTCGCGGCCGCGTTTCCCGATCAAGTCGGCTGCCTGGAAAACCACGCCGAAGATATCAAGTATCCCGACCATCCGCTCGTTCAACAGACGCTGCATGATTGTTTGACTGAAGGGATGGACGTCGAACGTTGGAAGGATCTGCTCCGCAAGGTTGAGGCGGGCGAAGTCCAATTCATTGCCCGTCAAACGCGCGAGCCGTCGCCGTTCGCACACGAACGAATCAACGCAAATCCCTACTCGTTCCTCGACCCTGCCGGTCTCGAAGATCGTCGCACCCGAGCTGTGACGACGCGCCGCACCTTAGCCCCGGGCGAGATGAAAGAGTTGGGACAACTTTCCCCGGACGCGATAGCGACTGTTCGCCGAGAAGCCTGGCCAACGGCACGCGATGTTGATGAACTTCACGACGTGCTTAGCTCAATGCTCGTGCTACCGGCCTCTCAAGGTCAGGAATGGAAGAGTCTGTTCGACCGACTGGTCAAAACCGGACGAGCAACCAGCTATCTCCGGGAAGGACACGAACCACTTTGGACCGCCACGGAGAAACTTCCGATTGTGATGGCCGCCTTGCCTGGAGGAACTGCCTCGCCACCGGTCACCGTCCCCGAAGGAGTCGCGAAAGAACTGGAAACGCACCAGGCGTGGGTGGAACTCATCCGTAGTGTTGCCCCGTGCCTCGGTCCGTTCTCGACAGAGGAACTCGCCCAGACTTGGGGCATGAAACCTTCCAGTGTCATGGCGGCCTGCGAAGCGGTCGAAGCGGAAGGAGTTATCCTGCGTGGGCAATATTCGACACAGGGCTCGAAACATGAAGGAGATCTGCAGTGGTGTGATCGCCGGCTATTGGCACGCATTCATCGCTTGACGGTGAACGGCTTACGGCAACAAATCCAGCCGGTCGAGCGCGATGTCTTTCTCCGTTTTCTGGTACGCCATCAAAATCTGCAGCGTGAAACGAAGTCATCCGGAGCACGCGGACTTTCGGCTGTAATCGGGCTGTTACAAGGGTTCGAGGCGTCGGCTGGTAGCTGGGAGCGTAACCTGCTTGCGGCTCGCATGGACGATTACGATCCCGATTGGCTGGACAATCAGTTGACCTCAGGGGAAATGATTTGGGGACGCCTTCGTCCTCCGCAAGGGGACGCAGAAGAAGGCCCGAGCATGGCATCGCTCCGGCGGAGCGTTCCGATGGCAATTGTGCTGCGAGATAACTTGGGATGGCTGATTCCAGATGTCCGCCAATCTGCGGAAGCATTGGCAAGAGGAAACGCACGTGATGTACTGGAAGCGTTGCAATCGCGAGGTGCGTTGTTCCATCAAGACATCCGCGTGTTAACGAAGTTGCTACCAACCCATTTGGATGAAGCTCTGCGTGAACTCGCAGCGCTTGGCCTGGTGACATGCGATAGCTTCTCAGCGGTAAGAAGAATCGTTGACGATAGTCACGCGAAGAAATCACGCAGTCGACGTAAGTCCAATGCCACCGCGCGGGCGGGCCGATGGTCCCTTTTCCCAGGAATTGTCGAGGAAGTCACACCGGAAGATTACCTGCATCGATGGTGCCAACAGCTGGTGCAAAGGTACGGAGTACTTTTCCGAGATTTACTCCATCGCGAAACGGCGGCCCCTTCGTGGGCACAACTGGTCCCAATGCTGCGGCGAATGGAGCGCCGGGGTGAACTGCGTGGCGGTCGCTTCGTGAAGAACGCCGGCGGAGAACAGTACGGCACCGAGCAAGCGATCTACGCATTAAGAAAACTTCGCGAAGCCAAACCGGACGATCCCTGGGTCGCCGTCAGTGGAAACGACCCAATGAATTTGGCTGGCGTAATGACCGATGATGCGAAGATCCCGGCCATTCATACGAATACGCTCGTGTGGCAAAACGGCCAGCTGATTGCGACAAAACGAGGAGGCGAAATCAGCTTCCATCATGCCGTTCCGCCGGAAGAACAGATGGAAATGACGCGAGCTTTGCACGCCGGCCGACGTTTGCCAGCGCAGACCGTCCCGATTGGCTTTCCTCGGCGGCGTTCGACCGCCGGGTAG
- a CDS encoding phosphonate degradation HD-domain oxygenase, translating to MGVANRDAKCASADIVTDILQLFRDRGNSAYGFEAVSQLQHALQSATLALAAKAPSELVSAALLHDIGHLLHELPDDAPDHGIDDHHENSGFRFLERHFGPATYEPVRLHVAAKRYLCAVKPEYHELLSEPSQTSLRLQGGPMNADEVAEFESNPYYQQAIDLRYWDDIAKDPEMKTPALEAFEVHLREAVIA from the coding sequence GTGGGTGTTGCCAACCGAGATGCCAAATGTGCGTCGGCCGATATCGTGACCGACATACTGCAGTTGTTTCGCGATCGCGGTAATTCCGCGTACGGTTTCGAAGCCGTTTCTCAGTTGCAGCATGCCCTGCAGTCCGCCACCCTGGCCTTGGCTGCGAAAGCACCGTCCGAATTGGTTTCGGCTGCACTGCTGCACGACATTGGTCACTTGCTGCACGAACTGCCTGACGATGCTCCGGACCATGGGATCGACGACCATCACGAAAATTCAGGCTTTCGTTTTCTGGAGAGGCACTTCGGCCCAGCTACCTACGAGCCGGTTCGACTGCATGTCGCCGCGAAACGTTATCTATGTGCGGTTAAGCCAGAGTATCACGAACTCCTCAGTGAGCCGTCGCAAACTAGCTTGCGCTTGCAGGGTGGGCCAATGAATGCCGACGAGGTGGCTGAATTCGAGAGCAACCCGTACTACCAACAGGCAATCGATCTTCGTTATTGGGACGACATTGCCAAGGATCCCGAAATGAAGACACCTGCGTTGGAAGCGTTCGAGGTTCATCTTCGCGAAGCGGTGATCGCGTAG
- a CDS encoding PilZ domain-containing protein has product MLETTYSQKMKLLLDRLRCRIKLPEQFAELEHRRGVLPAEALDMRRSARVYCPGKMIVESFATLPAIPRNHQYVVGYSVDVSETGIRFLHDTELYPGERITLWTSAQRITCTVMRCRRLNECCYEIGASLVDEDVSLEQAQDVVEPENETHGGKDFMN; this is encoded by the coding sequence ATGTTGGAAACAACTTATTCTCAAAAAATGAAGTTGCTTCTGGATCGGCTTCGCTGTCGCATCAAGCTTCCGGAACAATTCGCCGAGCTAGAGCATCGTCGTGGCGTACTGCCGGCTGAAGCGCTCGACATGCGGCGAAGTGCCCGTGTTTATTGTCCAGGTAAAATGATCGTCGAGTCGTTCGCGACGCTGCCGGCCATCCCACGCAATCACCAGTACGTTGTCGGCTATTCCGTGGACGTATCGGAAACGGGGATTCGCTTCTTGCACGATACCGAGTTGTATCCCGGCGAGCGGATCACGTTGTGGACGTCGGCTCAGCGAATTACTTGCACAGTGATGCGCTGTCGCCGATTGAATGAGTGCTGCTATGAAATCGGTGCTTCGCTGGTGGATGAGGATGTGTCGCTCGAGCAAGCTCAGGATGTCGTCGAACCAGAAAATGAAACGCACGGTGGCAAGGACTTCATGAACTAG